A single region of the Plectropomus leopardus isolate mb unplaced genomic scaffold, YSFRI_Pleo_2.0 unplaced_scaffold10681, whole genome shotgun sequence genome encodes:
- the LOC121963269 gene encoding UHRF1-binding protein 1-like — MVCSVPIPAQSSQGGGEINSSSVGGRHSPEVRARLESGPCAAAHSPLAERNGFLQLRLDGYQASFLMSTLRNLAHFLEDDSAPQVLPMEISVRDTHINLKDDDPRDNPSDSEPSPIILHVDSLVIHRRDDGSFSIGVDTAAETNPRKEGPLNDSALAPVPEVMGGVCGVPKATQTQAPPTSPPPSSREK; from the exons GTGGTGGTGAGATCAACTCTTCATCTGTCGGGGGCCGCCACAGTCCAGAGGTGCGTGCTCGCCTCGAGAGCGGGCCCTGTGCCGCCGCTCATTCCCCTCTGGCTGAGCGCAACGGATTCTTGCAGCTGCGACTCGACGGATACCAAGCCAGCTTCTTGATGTCCACGCTGCGGAACCTGGCTCACTTCCTGGAGGACGACTCTGCGCCACAGGTGCTGCCCATGGAGATCAGCGTCAGGGACACACACATCAATTTAAAG gACGACGATCCCCGCGACAATCCCTCCGACTCTGAGCCCTCGCCGATCATCCTGCATGTGGACAGTCTCGTCATACACCGGAGAGACGACGGCTCCTTCTCTATAGGAG TGGACACCGCAGCGGAGACCAACCCAAGGAAAGAAGGACCGTTAAATGACAGTGCTCTGGCTCCGGTCCCTGAGGTTATGGGTGGCGTCTGCGGTGTACCAAAGGCTACACAGACCCAAGCCCCGCCCACCAGCCCTCCTCCATCTAGCAGAGAAAAG